The following proteins come from a genomic window of Geminicoccaceae bacterium SCSIO 64248:
- a CDS encoding DUF1007 family protein, translating to MRALRGLVRHVATIGCVLALAGGLAFPRPATAHPHVWIDTRLDFLFDRNRLTGLNVSWTFDELFSDYVLNDVGYDGGGELSDAQVETIRKNAFFELRQYNFYTDIRIDGGKLALPPERVRDFDVALDGHQVIYRFRVDLPEPVDTRSHHVTVSPYDPEFYVEMALAPDEPVRIEGGAACRPTVGENRAEPIYFGMVYPIVVSLSCAGS from the coding sequence GTGAGGGCGCTTCGCGGCCTCGTCCGTCATGTCGCGACTATCGGCTGCGTTCTCGCCCTGGCCGGGGGCCTCGCGTTCCCGCGTCCCGCCACGGCGCATCCCCATGTCTGGATCGACACGCGGCTGGACTTCCTGTTCGATCGGAACAGGCTCACCGGCCTGAACGTGTCCTGGACGTTCGACGAACTGTTCAGCGACTACGTGCTGAACGACGTCGGCTACGACGGCGGGGGAGAGCTGAGCGATGCGCAGGTCGAGACGATCCGCAAGAACGCTTTCTTCGAACTGCGCCAATACAACTTCTACACCGACATCCGCATCGACGGTGGCAAGCTTGCCTTGCCGCCCGAACGGGTACGGGATTTCGACGTCGCCCTGGATGGGCACCAGGTGATTTATCGCTTTCGCGTCGATCTGCCCGAGCCGGTCGACACGCGATCGCACCACGTGACCGTCTCGCCGTACGATCCTGAGTTCTACGTCGAAATGGCGCTCGCACCGGACGAGCCGGTCCGGATCGAGGGCGGCGCGGCCTGCCGTCCGACGGTCGGCGAGAACCGGGCGGAGCCGATCTATTTCGGCATGGTCTACCCGATCGTGGTGTCGCTCTCGTGCGCCGGATCGTGA